A single region of the Triticum dicoccoides isolate Atlit2015 ecotype Zavitan chromosome 2B, WEW_v2.0, whole genome shotgun sequence genome encodes:
- the LOC119368052 gene encoding defensin-like protein CAL1 — MASTSRRMVASVLLVLLLLVATEMGTMRVAEARHGHRHCESQSHRYRGACWRDDNCEHVCNTEGFPWGKCKFHDFERKCFCKKPC, encoded by the exons ATGGCGTCGACCTCTCGCCGTATGGTTGCGTCCGTCCTCTTGGTCCTTCTTCTCCTCGTCGCCACAG AGATGGGGACGATGAGGGTGGCGGAGGCGAGGCACGGGCACAGGCACTGCGAGTCGCAGAGCCACAGGTACCGCGGAGCGTGCTGGAGGGACGACAACTGCGAACACGTCTGCAACACCGAGGGCTTCCCTTGGGGCAAGTGCAAGTTCCACGACTTCGAAAGGAAGTGCTTCTGCAAGAAACCGTGCTAG